From Amyelois transitella isolate CPQ chromosome 2, ilAmyTran1.1, whole genome shotgun sequence:
TGACTTGACAgtgatttttatcaaattcttgttgtttatatattacaatcgtagaaatatgtattatttacattttaattaatgttgtaAACCTTCTATTATAACTGTTAATGTAATGCTAACATTTTACTTAAGTTGTAAAAACATTAtcgctttttaatttttatcaaagttGTTTTCATAGCTTTTATAGCATGTTGGGTGGTGTGAAACTCAAGGTTGTTTATACACATGAAAAATCATGCTTCGCGTACATTAGTCCAATGTATAGCACAAATAATCAGcaggttattaatttttattatcttattaatcaaattaaagttAAGTTTAAAGTCGCAAAATGTAGAGGTAATGAAATTTCCTTCCTACACAAGAGTAACCTTAGGAAGTTAATCTTTCTGTAATTGCGTTTGTTTTTCTCATagaagttataataatatgttatataatTAGATTATAATATCACATCATCATGtgatgaattaataaatagatattgaatgaaaattgaacaggaatacataaaatttttaaattttttcatatcACTAATTTGAGCTTATCAAATTAGTgatatgaaaaaatttaaatttagattacCTAAAtggcataattttttaataatgctgATGAAGCAAAGgtaatatgcagagatcgtggcaagtggaaagatgtagtctctgcccctctgggaaaaaggcgtgattttatgtatgtatgtatgttattaaataataggtATAAAGTACTGAAACATTTTAGACAATAGGTTAttgttacttattattttatgtactacTAAGTCTAACTCTCTTTTCCAGAGTCAATGTATCCAAGTGATAGCGAGGAATCTACAAACTCTCCTATGGGTAGTGTACAGCAACAATGTTCCCGAAGGTCAGATTGCTTGTAACCCTGTGTTCAGCAGACTCATAGGCCTGGAGGAGGGGTGGGAGCTGTTTGCGTCACCATATGGAGATGTCAAGGTGTTGGAGGAGCTATATATTGAAACAGATAGTCCTGATGACCAGGAGATATTGGTATGACTTTGCAATTTATAATATCTAGCATTTATCTACAATGGAAGAATGTTTATATGTGACTAGCTGTTCCCGTGACtatgtccgcgtggaatagttattttgggcatcattgaatccctcaagaataattttccccttttttcccacattttccattatttctttgctccttatacttgcagcatgatgttatatagcctaaagcctacccagtagttcctgagattagcgcgttcaaacaaacaaacttttcagctttataatattagtatagatttgtctGCCCTGGTAATGTCAAAGttacttttacaattaaatataataatttattcataaaaagcgAGATagctatatttatatgtattatttaaaggtatatattctgtttgtattgaattatttttaaacattttatttattttctgcagatcattgtaacatgattccaAATGTTCAAGATACCTGTAGGTAATATTCATATAcatagtattatatattatgcaatgtgaaagtttaaaagttataacttatatatgtatgtatgctcaatatgttatttatcttttgtttCAGGAACACAATGTAGAACTTTTACAATTAAGGATTTTAGATCATCTGAGAGTAGTGGTTGCAAACCAAAAGGCCATAGTTTGGATATCCTCATCTTTGCCCGTCATCTTTACTCCCAAGCAGACCGGCCTCTTAGTCACGCACAGTAGAATAGTAGTTAAAATGGATGCATTTAACTTTCAAGGCATGAAGCAAAATATGCCCGCCAATGTGCCTACGGAAAACACTGAGACGTTCAAAAATATAGGTTTAGTTAACAAAGgcttgcttcatccacatttgaATGCGCCAGAAAGATTAGTTTTAAGAGCAGTCCCCATTGACGGTGACGGTAAACGCAACTTGATACATCCTTACACAGTTTTTATGCACGAAAATCAATTAGCTGATAAGTATAAGAAGTTGACTGCAGTGTTGGCAACTATGAGGAATATACCATTTTTGATACAAGACAGTGAAAATGACATTGAGAATGATAATAACCAAATCGATGATTTGTGCGTAGAAATAGTGCCCGTAGACAGCGTTGTGTTTCGAAGTTTGTGCCATGAGGTgtaccataaaaatatacagacTTTATTAATACCGAAATCGTTAAAtgcaattataaatattgaaaacggAACAAGAATTATCTTGACAATAATTGGGGATAACGTTAATCAGCCTGATCATATAGATATTGTGACATATTCAGAGCCAACACAGACTGATATTGATGTCATAGATAAGTTCAAGACCTGCGTTATAGATAATACACATTCTGGCAGAAAGTTTCTGATAAATCACGGTATGCTAAAGCAGAATACACAGATTAGTAACGGATTCTTacaattgaatttgaaacCGGATAATTTGAAGTATACCATGTTGAATTCGGAGTCTTTCCGACATTGTACACTGTCGGCCAAATGTTTAACGGACTCTGACTTGGAGCTCCCGAAACCGTCTGTGTCAAAATTGGAGTATGATTATAAGAATTATTGCAGAAATATAAAGTCTGTGGAATGTTTGGTGCAAGAGGTCTTATCgcatatatattttgaaattcatAGAGAAGCTAGTTTTAAAGGTGTTTCGGAAATCAAAAGCAACATTTTAGTGACGGGTGAGTTCCTAAATCATTTCGTATTTTTAAACTTGCAACTAATAGTATGAGGCTTTAAATTATTGTAGgcaacttaattatttttgtcgtggagttcccggcactaatataaaaaagaatgggaccacttcatctcttttccatggatgtcgcgaaaagcgattaagggataggctaataaacataggttcttcttttattcgATGGTCTGgctacctgtcactgtttgaatctaaattctatcattaagccttattatgatatatttaagactgctagctctgtttacctcacaagggaaatagacgttaTTATGCGAATGAATATCCGAAAGTTATATGTATTCTATCGTTTACTGTACATTGTTtctattactattttattttatttatttatttactttatatttaatgtgaggaaaagatttgttttgaatataactttttaattatatactagGCAAAACGTTTCGGTATGCaggcataataaataaattaatttgtcggcctctgtggcccAGCAGTAGtacgtttgtctgtgacaccggaggtctcgggttcgaatcccggtcaggacataatgaaaaaataactttttctgtttggcctgggtcttggatgtttatttacataagtatttattacaaaatatagtatcgttgagttagtatctcgtaacacaagtctcgaacttacttcaaggctaacctcaatcagtgtaatttgtcccgtatctattatattatatattattaatctcaagtaatatttttatttcaatcaacATTTATAtctcttttgttttatatttcaaatgtcTTTGACAGGTCTCAATGGCACAGGCAAAACATCACTCTGCCACATAGTCCAAAAGGAACTGACGGTTTACTCTCACATCCTCCACTGTCGGTCGCTGAAGGGCCGAAAGGACATCCCTGAGGTGCTCGGGAAGGCGGTACTAATGTGCCAGGAGAGGAGTCCAGCATTGCTCATATGTGACGATGTGGATTCGTTGGTGCCGCCCAATGTAGAGGGTGCTTCGCCTCAAGATATTGCTTATTATCAAAGGTaggtcatcatcatcatcagctGTTGGACGTCCAATGCTGAACATAGGCTTCCCCaataaatgcatacatacataaaatcacgcctctttcccggaggggtaggcagagactacctctttccacttgccacgacctctgcatacatccttcgcttcatctgataaataaatagattaaaaatataaatataaataaactagcgacccgccccggcttcgcacggatgcacagccgatactaaatatatctctattagaactaactaaaggaccgcccgcaaagtggctaactaagtcttgctcccggcaaaagtgtcacttctgcctgcagtcccgggcgatgcagcagaaatcgtaatattttaatttcaccacaacttcaaaaccaaacgtccaattttaatcattcaaagaccaaatattatctacataaactgtacttattgatgaaattatttattttgataaggattaatagcatgagtaaaaaaaacgcgtttaaatgtagaccaacaaaaattcaagatttttaaataaaaatgtggttgttgtgcctcactcgacatagataggtatagtgtgtcgcggacttttttgtagatatttataagatctacaattaattaaaacattttatggttctatcttttgtagtttaggcagcgtacgcaaaataagtaactttttggttgatttttttcagtttgtgtccgaaaaatccatatatattacggaaccctattttttccaaaataaaatatagtctatgttactcgtggataatgtagctttcgaatggtgaaagaatttttaaaattggtccagtagtttttgagcctattcattacaaccaaacaaacaaagttttcctctttataatattagtgtagatatatacgggacaaattacacagattgagttagccccgaagtaagtacgagacttgtgttacgagatactaactcaacgataatatattttataataaatatgtacttagatagataaacatccaagatccagaccaatcagagaaagttcgtttttcatcatgccctgaccgggattcgaagccgggacctccggtgtcacagcaagcgtattaccgctgcgccacagaggccgtcccaATGACTTCCATCACGCTATGTTAGAGCCGACTGCATCCAACGTTCCATTTTAGACGACGGGCTATCAATAGTTAAGAAGCTGGTAGatttatcattgagccatcCCGCTTTATGCCTTTCCAACTGTGTCATAttagtgtcaatgtcattgtcaagagaGATAGACTAACAGTTGTAACGGCCATACAAGTCAATAAATCAGTTGGGCATTGCGTCATCATGCAAGCGAAGctaaaatgtgttttatttataattaatatcctAAACAATCATAAATTCCTATATGAAACATGGTGTCAGgtgaaaacaatttaaaaaagatacttAGTGTTGTATTAAGGgggaaaaaacaaaaagaaaataagattaGTAACAAAATATCTACATGTACTTCAGTTTGAGGTTTGCTAAGCGGTGCTTAGAAATAAAAGATGGTGGAAGACaacaaaatggaaaaaataatggtaGGATCCATAAAGCCGCCTGTGGGATATTCAATAATTGATGGAGACTCATGGAAAAAGTATAAGCAGATATTCAACCTATATTTAGTAGCAACAGGCTTGGAAAAACAAAAGGATGAAAGGAAAATTGCAGTTTTCCTATCATGTGCGGGAGACGAGATGCTGGATGTGTACAATGGATTAGGAGTGATAAAGAGTTGGAAGGAATTAGAGGAAAATCTGGACAATCACTTTGGTACCAAAAATAACACAGTCGCCAATAGttacaaatttttcaatttaaggCAAGAGGAAGAGGAAAAAGTAGATCGTTTTGTTACAAGGCTTAGGAATGCAGCTAAGATCTGTgattttaaagaagaaaagagaTTGATAAGAGATATGTTAACAATAGGAGTAAAAGACGTCAGTCTCAAGGAAAGATTATTATGGGAAGCAGATTTAACATTAGACAAGGCGATAAATTTATGTCAAGCAGcagaaaatagcaaaaaacaaataaaggaGATGGAGAGTAATGCAAAGGAAATAAGTTTCATGAAGGAAAGTTTGGCTAAAAAGGATCATCGGCAGAAGATGTTTCATTGTAATAGATGTGGAAGACAACATGAATATAGAAATTGTCCTGCGTATGGAAAGAAGTGTGCTTTGTGTTCAACATTCAATCATTTTGCGGTAATGTGTCgatacaaaaatagaaaagaagaaaaaccAGGCACAACGAAACAGTTACATAAAAAAGTACAAGGAGTGAAGGAGTCAAATAATAGTGAGGACAGTAGTAGTGAGGAATTCGGACCATATTCAGTAAGTAGTTTAAGTAAGTTACAATGGCATGAGGTTATAAGTGTAGAAggctataatataaaatttaagttggaCTCTGGAGCAGATTGTAATGTTATGCCGCTtaggttatttaataaaattacaaagggaGAATATATGTTAGGAAAGCCAACGGTTCTGGTAGTTTATAATGGTCAAGAGGTAAAAACATCAGGAAGTGTTGAACTAAATTGTATTGTTAAAGGACAAAAAGGTTGTATTAGGTTTTGTTTGGTAGATATGCAGGTTCAGCCAGTGTTAGGGTTGCCAGattgtgtaaaatttaatttaattaataaagtagaCAATATAGTTGTACAGGATAAAAGCACATTTTTAGCAATTAATGAGGATGTGTTTTCAGGATTAGGCAACATAGGAACATATACAATAAAGTTGAGAGAAAATGTTCAACCAGTAGTTAAGCCAATTAGAAGGGTACCTCAGGTGATAAAAGATAGGTTGAAAGAAACTTTATGTAATTATGAAAGTAGAGGTATTATTGAAAAGGTAGAGGGACCTACCACTTGGTgtaataatttagttataGTGGAGAAACCAGATAAGTCTCTTCGGTTATGTTTAGATCcaaaagaattaaataaagctATTTTAAGAGAAAATTATCAAATCCCTTCGCCTGAAGAAATTTATAACTCACTTGCAGGAAAAGGTGTCTTCACAGTATTAGATCTCAAGGATGGATTTTTTCAAGTAGCCTTGGACGATGAGGAAAAGCTGTGTACATTTGGTACACCCTTTGGCAGATACAGGTTCAAAAGGATGCCATTTGGCATATCCTCTGCTCCCGAGGTAATGCAAAGGttaaatactgttatttttagtGATATACAAGGAGTACATGTGTACTACGATGACATAATCATAGCTGGAGATAGTTTGTCAGAACATGATCAAATTTTAAGTAAGGTAATAGATAGAGCGAGAAAGTTTAATGTTAagtttaataagaataaagttCAATATAGGGCGGAGTTTGTTAAGTATGTAGGGTTATTGCTATCAAAATCAGGGATTAAACCAGATCCTGAGCATGTGAAGGCCATTGTTGATTtagaaaaaccaaaaaatattaaggaatTACAAAAGTTCTTAGGaatgtgtaattatttaagtaagtttatatcaaattattcaaaaacaacAGAGCCGCTTAGAGATTTGTTAAAGAAAGATGTGTTGTGGGACTGGGGTAGTTTGCAAGAAAAAGCATTTCAAGaggtaaaatgtaaaatttccaGTGCACCTACTTTAGCAATATTAGAAAAAGATGGTACATTAACATTGCAATGTGATAGTTCTAAAAGTGGTATGGGTGCTTGTTTGTTACAGAAGGGTAAACCTGTTTCTTTTTACTCTAGGTGCTATACAGAATGTCAACAAAGATGGGCACCCATAGAAAGGGAGCTATTTGCAATTTGTTTAGCTATGGAAAAATATCATCAATTTGTTTATGGGCGTAAAATAGTTGTAGAAACAGACCACAAACCTTTAGTTGCCATAatgaataaagatataaatcaAATCTCAGCTAGGTTACAAAGAATGGTATTAAGACtgttaaaatatgattttgaaataaagtatattCCGGGATCTAGAATGTTTGTAGCTGATTATCTATCTAGACATTATAATACCACTAACGGGCAGatagaaaatacattaaaagaaTTAGTTCATTGTGTGAGTTCAGAAACTGTGTACGGTTTAGAGGGTGaattacaaatttcaaaaaggaAACTGATAGAATTACAACAGGAATCAATGAAGGATGGTAACTTGCAACATATTATGACTTGGTTTAATACAGAGTGGCCCAAAAatgctaaaaatatatatggtacagaattaaaaaagttgtttaaattaagaaatgagTTAATGgtaaaagataatattgtatattttgagAATAGAGTGTTAGTGCCTAGATCATTAAGAAAGGAATTATTAAGTATTGTGCACTCAGGTCATGCAGGAGTTGTGAAATGTAAAAAGAGGGCaagaaaagttttattttggccAGGAATGTCGAGAGACATAGAGAATTATGTATTATCATGTAAACCATGTGAAAAATATAGAGTATCTAACTGTAAACAACCTCTGATGTCTCATGAGATTCCGGATTTGCCATTTAGTAAAGTAGGTATGGATGTAGGTCACTATGCAGGTAAAGATTTCTTAGTGGTGGTAGACTATTTTTCCAAATGGATTGAAATGGTATGGTTAGAAAACAAAACAGCTTcaattataatacaaaagttaatgaaaattttcagtACTCATGGATTTCCAAGATATATAGTCAGTGACAACATGCCATTTGGTAGTTTTGattttaagcaatttgcattaaaaaatgACATTGAGTTAATTATGTCTAGTCCTCATTATCCTCAGTCTAATGGTTTATCAGAAAAAGCAGTTGGAATTGTAaaaagtttgttaaaaaaatgtgaagagAGTGGTACCAGTTTTGATCTGGCAATGTTGCATTATAGAACCAGTCCAGTGGCAAATTTAGATTATTCTCCTTCAGAGTTGTTAATGAACAGGTTGTTAAGAACAAACTTACCATGCTCAAAAGAACTTTTGAAATCTAAGTTGTGTGTAGatgttaaagaaaaattgttaaaaaataatgaaaaatctaggaccatttataataaaacttctaAATTGAAAGGGTCTTTTAAAAAAGGGgaagatgtgattatacagAATGTACCTTATAACAAGTATTGGTCTTCAGGTAAAGTGATGGAAGAAGGAAATGGTCCTAGATCGTTCACAGTTATGAATGATAAGGGAAATTTAGTCAGGAGAAATGAGAAACAcataagaaaaagtaaaaacaaatttattaaaaaagaggaaTGTTTGTGGGGTAGTATACCAGGTGAGGCTACAAGGGGGGAGACTCCGGTGGTGTTAGATGACCCAGGGGTATCTCAAAGAAGTGTAGAGTTGGGTACAGCCGGCAGTAATGATGTAGTCACTAGGGCAGGTAGAGTTGTTAGAAAACCAGTTTATTTGGaagattttgatttaaaataatatagtaaaatagataataaatattagtatataataatttaaaaataaataaaataaataacataagggGGGGATGTGTCATAttagtgtcaatgtcattgtcaagagaGATAGACTAACAGTTGTAACGGCCATACAAGTCAATAAATCAGTTGGGCATTGCGTCATCATGCAAGCGAAGctaaaatgtgttttatttataattaatatcctaaacaatcataaattcctatatgaaacaccaacagttttaaaaaaggCTTTCTCTTTATAGcgacgccatagcaacggttgccatggttatattttattgtcaaatatttttattttatttctttttttagtaatttaatttgattatttctctcctcttttctcttCTTGTCTCCTGTTgtgaataactaactttgcgACTATACTTCCTAGGTACAGGCAttgattagtttttttttgtaaattctttattgaaaatttataatatttaaagagtacaatttattaaaaatgatgtaaacaataattattctaGACTAGCAGTGGTGATGAAGCATTCACTTCGGACATGTTCGGGCGTGTGTGTGCTAATGACAGCAGCCAGTATGAAGTCCCTGCATCCCGCCCTCAGTCAGTTCGGCGGGAGACCGCTGTTCACGGCGCATTTCGATATAAAGGAAATGCAACAGGTAACCTAGTAGTAAACCAGGTTTTTGAACTTTTGGTCTGtcaaaactgttttttttttattctttataatgAGACAtatcaatatcacttaatgattgtcatatcttttgtttttggttggcgtcaaataaattacttaagacTAAGTTTTCCAAAACCTTAGTACAGAAGAtacggtaacaaactgcagtgcagcatttttttcaataacgtcaacttacatttatccatatttaaatagaaatgtggacgagagaatacattgttatgattaattgatttatatgaaatttaaataatatgcgccgtgtggttcccggcaccaatagaaaaaagaataggaccactccatctctttcccatggatgtcgtaaaaggcgactaaggggtaaaagcttataaacttgggattcatcttttaaaggcgatgggctagcaacctgtcactatttgaatctcaattctatcttaaagtcaaatagctgaacgtggcctatcattcttttcaagactgttggctctgtctaccccgcgagggtatatatgtatgtatgattaaataataagaacaacataatttaactatcatgaaataaattttgtacaatgTGTTCAAGGTATattagtttataaactttttttaagcaACATTTCTCTCTCCACAGGAAGAAAGAACGGAACTATTCAAACATCTTATTAACGACAAGATCCGCGAAGAGTTTGAGGTGCTAGACGACGATGTCATCCGATTGTCTATGGACACCGCCGGCTCTACCGTCAGGGATGTCATAGACTAT
This genomic window contains:
- the LOC132901738 gene encoding uncharacterized protein LOC132901738 isoform X3; translated protein: MVEDNKMEKIMVGSIKPPVGYSIIDGDSWKKYKQIFNLYLVATGLEKQKDERKIAVFLSCAGDEMLDVYNGLGVIKSWKELEENLDNHFGTKNNTVANSYKFFNLRQEEEEKVDRFVTRLRNAAKICDFKEEKRLIRDMLTIGVKDVSLKERLLWEADLTLDKAINLCQAAENSKKQIKEMESNAKEISFMKESLAKKDHRQKMFHCNRCGRQHEYRNCPAYGKKCALCSTFNHFAVMCRYKNRKEEKPGTTKQLHKKVQGVKESNNSEDSSSEEFGPYSEKVSSQY
- the LOC132901738 gene encoding uncharacterized protein K02A2.6-like isoform X1 is translated as MVEDNKMEKIMVGSIKPPVGYSIIDGDSWKKYKQIFNLYLVATGLEKQKDERKIAVFLSCAGDEMLDVYNGLGVIKSWKELEENLDNHFGTKNNTVANSYKFFNLRQEEEEKVDRFVTRLRNAAKICDFKEEKRLIRDMLTIGVKDVSLKERLLWEADLTLDKAINLCQAAENSKKQIKEMESNAKEISFMKESLAKKDHRQKMFHCNRCGRQHEYRNCPAYGKKCALCSTFNHFAVMCRYKNRKEEKPGTTKQLHKKVQGVKESNNSEDSSSEEFGPYSVSSLSKLQWHEVISVEGYNIKFKLDSGADCNVMPLRLFNKITKGEYMLGKPTVLVVYNGQEVKTSGSVELNCIVKGQKGCIRFCLVDMQVQPVLGLPDCVKFNLINKVDNIVVQDKSTFLAINEDVFSGLGNIGTYTIKLRENVQPVVKPIRRVPQVIKDRLKETLCNYESRGIIEKVEGPTTWCNNLVIVEKPDKSLRLCLDPKELNKAILRENYQIPSPEEIYNSLAGKGVFTVLDLKDGFFQVALDDEEKLCTFGTPFGRYRFKRMPFGISSAPEVMQRLNTVIFSDIQGVHVYYDDIIIAGDSLSEHDQILSKVIDRARKFNVKFNKNKVQYRAEFVKYVGLLLSKSGIKPDPEHVKAIVDLEKPKNIKELQKFLGMCNYLSKFISNYSKTTEPLRDLLKKDVLWDWGSLQEKAFQEVKCKISSAPTLAILEKDGTLTLQCDSSKSGMGACLLQKGKPVSFYSRCYTECQQRWAPIERELFAICLAMEKYHQFVYGRKIVVETDHKPLVAIMNKDINQISARLQRMVLRLLKYDFEIKYIPGSRMFVADYLSRHYNTTNGQIENTLKELVHCVSSETVYGLEGELQISKRKLIELQQESMKDGNLQHIMTWFNTEWPKNAKNIYGTELKKLFKLRNELMVKDNIVYFENRVLVPRSLRKELLSIVHSGHAGVVKCKKRARKVLFWPGMSRDIENYVLSCKPCEKYRVSNCKQPLMSHEIPDLPFSKVGMDVGHYAGKDFLVVVDYFSKWIEMVWLENKTASIIIQKLMKIFSTHGFPRYIVSDNMPFGSFDFKQFALKNDIELIMSSPHYPQSNGLSEKAVGIVKSLLKKCEESGTSFDLAMLHYRTSPVANLDYSPSELLMNRLLRTNLPCSKELLKSKLCVDVKEKLLKNNEKSRTIYNKTSKLKGSFKKGEDVIIQNVPYNKYWSSGKVMEEGNGPRSFTVMNDKGNLVRRNEKHIRKSKNKFIKKEECLWGSIPGEATRGETPVVLDDPGVSQRSVELLENQFIWKILI
- the LOC132901738 gene encoding uncharacterized protein K02A2.6-like isoform X2 encodes the protein MPFGISSAPEVMQRLNTVIFSDIQGVHVYYDDIIIAGDSLSEHDQILSKVIDRARKFNVKFNKNKVQYRAEFVKYVGLLLSKSGIKPDPEHVKAIVDLEKPKNIKELQKFLGMCNYLSKFISNYSKTTEPLRDLLKKDVLWDWGSLQEKAFQEVKCKISSAPTLAILEKDGTLTLQCDSSKSGMGACLLQKGKPVSFYSRCYTECQQRWAPIERELFAICLAMEKYHQFVYGRKIVVETDHKPLVAIMNKDINQISARLQRMVLRLLKYDFEIKYIPGSRMFVADYLSRHYNTTNGQIENTLKELVHCVSSETVYGLEGELQISKRKLIELQQESMKDGNLQHIMTWFNTEWPKNAKNIYGTELKKLFKLRNELMVKDNIVYFENRVLVPRSLRKELLSIVHSGHAGVVKCKKRARKVLFWPGMSRDIENYVLSCKPCEKYRVSNCKQPLMSHEIPDLPFSKVGMDVGHYAGKDFLVVVDYFSKWIEMVWLENKTASIIIQKLMKIFSTHGFPRYIVSDNMPFGSFDFKQFALKNDIELIMSSPHYPQSNGLSEKAVGIVKSLLKKCEESGTSFDLAMLHYRTSPVANLDYSPSELLMNRLLRTNLPCSKELLKSKLCVDVKEKLLKNNEKSRTIYNKTSKLKGSFKKGEDVIIQNVPYNKYWSSGKVMEEGNGPRSFTVMNDKGNLVRRNEKHIRKSKNKFIKKEECLWGSIPGEATRGETPVVLDDPGVSQRSVELGTAGSNDVVTRAGRVVRKPVYLEDFDLK